One Diospyros lotus cultivar Yz01 chromosome 1, ASM1463336v1, whole genome shotgun sequence genomic window carries:
- the LOC127796356 gene encoding probable LRR receptor-like serine/threonine-protein kinase At4g31250 — protein MAPSRTRYDWLLLLLLLLLLLLVFSFSAAASGNDSEASSLLKFRQSLSNPAALSGWNEDTALCSGNNSNWKGLLCMNGVFYGLQLESMGLGGKIDVEALAELPTLRTVSLMNNKFEGPMPDLRKMGGLLLGLYLSGNRFSGEILGDAFAGMKLRKLYLANNQFVGKIPESIAKLGKLVDLQLNNNSFEGNIPDFSSKQLRTVNLANNRLEGRIPASLGKMSPSSFSGNLDLCGEPLSTPCKSSKKPVKKIAIIAAAVAAVALAAICLAFTFRRRQAQKKAQLQKGTSAKLDDFKKEFAHKQQMEQQQQLQQHGKLYFVRSNTEKFELQDLLRASAEVLGSGGFGSSYKATLLTGDATIVVKRFRHMSSVGKEDLHEHMRRLGRLSHPNLLPLVAFYYKKEEKLFISDFVENGSLASHLHGKRNLDQPGLNWPTRLKIIKGVARGLAYLYKELSTLTLPHGHLKSSNVLVDDTFEPLLADYALAPVMDKQHAQQFMVAYKSPEFTEHDRTTKKTDVWSLGILILEMLTGKFPANYLRQDKGVNADLAAWVNSVVREEWTGEVFDKDMKRTKNCEGEMLKLLKIGMCCCEWNAERRWDVWEAVEKIEELKERDIDEDYSSYASEGEYLNSSRAMNSEEDFSFSVTG, from the exons ATGGCGCCTTCAAGGACACGTTACGattggcttcttcttcttcttcttcttcttcttcttcttcttgtgttCAGTTTTTCTGCAGCAGCATCTGGTAATGATTCTGAAGCTTCCAGCCTTCTCAAGTTCAGGCAGTCTCTGTCGAACCCGGCCGCCTTAAGCGGCTGGAATGAGGACACGGCTCTGTGCTCCGGCAATAACTCGAACTGGAAAGGCTTGCTTTGCATGAACGGTGTGTTTTACGGATTGCAGCTCGAAAGCATGGGGCTGGGAGGAAAAATTGATGTGGAAGCACTGGCAGAGTTGCCGACTTTACGCACCGTGAGCTTGATGAACAACAAGTTTGAAGGTCCGATGCCGGATCTGAGGAAAATGGGGGGGCTTTTGCTGGGGTTGTATTTGTCCGGCAACCGTTTCTCCGGCGAGATACTGGGGGATGCTTTTGCCGGCATGAAGCTGAGGAAGCTCTACTTGGCGAACAATCAATTTGTGGGTAAAATTCCGGAGTCCATTGCAAAGCTGGGAAAGCTTGTAGACTTGCAGCTTAACAATAACAGTTTTGAGGGCAACATACCCGATTTTTCGTCCAAACAACTAAGGACAGTGAATCTGGCAAACAACAGGCTGGAAGGCCGAATTCCGGCAAGCCTGGGCAAGATGAGCCCTTCTTCATTTTCTG GCAACCTTGATTTGTGTGGCGAGCCTCTGTCGACCCCCTGCAAATCCTCCAAGAAGCCTGTCAAAAAAATTGCCATCATTGCCGCAGCGGTGGCCGCGGTTGCACTGGCCGCCATTTGTCTAGCTTTCACCTTTCGCCGGCGACAAGCCCAGAAAAAGGCCCAGCTTCAGAAAGGCACATCGGCCAAACTCGACGATTTTAAGAAAGAGTTTGCTCATAAGCAGCAGATGGAGCAGCAACAGCAACTTCAGCAGCATGGGAAGCTTTACTTCGTGAGGAGCAATACAGAGAAGTTTGAGTTGCAGGATTTGCTTAGAGCCTCAGCCGAAGTTCTGGGTAGTGGCGGCTTCGGCTCCTCTTACAAGGCCACCCTTCTAACCGGTGACGCCACCATCGTTGTCAAGCGGTTCCGGCATATGAGTAGCGTCGGAAAAGAAGACTTGCATGAGCACATGAGAAGGCTGGGCAGGTTGTCACACCCTAACTTGCTGCCTCTTGTGGCCTTCTACtacaagaaagaagagaagCTCTTCATTTCTGACTTCGTGGAGAATGGAAGTTTAGCAAGCCACCTCCATG GTAAACGAAATCTAGACCAACCTGGGCTCAACTGGCCAACCCGGTTGAAGATCATCAAAGGAGTAGCAAGGGGTTTGGCTTACCTCTACAAAGAGCTGTCTACCCTGACACTGCCCCATGGCCACCTAAAATCATCCAACGTGCTCGTGGACGACACCTTCGAGCCCCTCCTAGCTGACTACGCGCTTGCACCGGTGATGGACAAACAACACGCGCAGCAGTTCATGGTGGCCTACAAGTCACCTGAGTTCACGGAGCACGATCGCACCACCAAGAAGACCGACGTGTGGAGCCTCGGTATTCTGATACTCGAGATGCTAACTGGCAAGTTCCCAGCGAACTATCTGAGGCAAGACAAGGGAGTCAACGCAGATTTAGCGGCCTGGGTGAACTCAGTGGTGAGAGAGGAGTGGACCGGCGAGGTGTTCGACAAAGACATGAAGAGGACGAAGAATTGTGAAGGGGAGATGCTGAAGCTGCTGAAGATAGGAATGTGTTGCTGCGAGTGGAATGCGGAGAGGAGATGGGACGTGTGGGAGGCTGTGGAGAAGATTGAAGAGTTGAAAGAGAGGGATATTGATGAAGATTACTCTTCCTATGCCAGTGAAGGTGAGTATCTCAACTCTTCTAGAGCTATGAATTCTGAGGAAGACTTCTCTTTCTCAGTGACCGGTTGA
- the LOC127796306 gene encoding uncharacterized protein LOC127796306 has translation MNPTVNSSDAHVEVEFPGQVDGLNRPMLLPQSHARSKSSLYDELRKFQICLKWCALDHSTLLGKLVSYITFALLTIVVPVASSLAVRLPAADPTSINKLVHLPESGLATIAFFTLSRFFKRYGLRQLLFLDGLQEDSHYVQRGYTRELDKAFRHLACILLPSFFVELAHKIVFFSTVTIFINSPRGVPSNSLVFVLVLASWVYRTGLFLLVCFLFRLTCELQILRFEGFYKLLEGYGSDAGVIFEEHLRIKKQLLVTSHRYRFFIIGSLFTITVSQLGALFLVLASKFQKSFFNSGDLVVCSAVQLSGFFLCLLGAARITHRAQRIVSAATRWHMLVTRVLDAQSNQQKTDQMIITQYENPNPNSVPKSDSSTGELNPSSFHTRQALVIYLQHNSGGITLFGFALDRGLLHTLFAFEFSLVLWILSKVVVLS, from the exons ATGAATCCCACCGTGAACTCTTCCGACGCCCATGTCGAGGTTGAATTTCCCGGCCAAGTCGACGGACTGAACCGCCCCATGCTGTTGCCGCAATCTCATGCCAGATCAAAATCGTCTCTATATGACGAGCTGAGGAAGTTTCAAATATGCCTCAAATGGTGCGCGCTTGATCACTCCACATTATTGGGTAAACTTGTGTCGTACATAACGTTCGCTCTGCTCACCATTGTCGTCCCCGTAGCGAGCTCTCTCGCCGTCCGGCTCCCCGCTGCCGACCCGACCTCCATCAACAAGCTGGTGCACCTGCCAGAGTCCGGCTTGGCCACCATCGCCTTCTTCACGCTGTCGAGGTTCTTCAAAAG ATACGGTCTTCGGCAACTCCTTTTCCTCGACGGCTTGCAAGAGGATTCACACTACGTTCAACGTGGCTACACTCGCGAGCTCGACAAGGCTTTCCGACACCTAGCTTGCATACTTCTTCCCTCCTTCTTCGTGGAGCTTGCGCACAAGATCGTCTTCTTCTCCACGGTGACAATCTTCATTAACTCGCCGAGAGGAGTTCCGTCGAATTCCCTCGTGTTCGTGTTGGTTTTGGCTTCATGGGTTTATCGCACCGGCCTTTTCTTGCTGGTTTGCTTCTTGTTCAGGCTCACTTGTGAGCTCCAAATACTTCGATTCGAAGGGTTTTACAAGCTCTTGGAGGGATACGGATCAGACGCAGGAGTAATATTCGAGGAACATTTGAGAATCAAGAAGCAGTTGCTAGTTACAAGCCATAGATACAGATTTTTCATTATTGGAAGCTTGTTTACAATCACAGTAAGCCAACTGGGCGCCTTGTTCCTGGTCTTGGCATCAAAATTCCAAAAGAGTTTCTTCAACTCCGGCGATCTTGTT GTTTGCTCAGCTGTTCAGTTAAGTGGCTTCTTTTTATGTTTACTGGGTGCTGCAAGAATCACTCACAGAGCTCAAAGAATAGTCTCAGCCGCAACTCGATGGCATATGCTTGTGACTCGAGTCTTGGATGCACAGTCTAACCAACAGAAGACTGATCAAATGATCATTACACAATATGAGAACCCAAACCCGAACTCAGTCCCGAAATCCGATTCCAGCACAGGCGAGTTAAATCCATCCTCCTTCCACACCAGACAAGCTCTAG TGATTTATTTGCAGCACAACAGTGGAGGGATTACTCTATTTGGATTTGCACTTGATCGAGGATTGCTTCACACACTCTTCGCCTTTGAGTTCTCCTTGGTGTTATGGATACTAAGCAAGGTGGTTGTTTTGTCATAA